One stretch of Haladaptatus sp. R4 DNA includes these proteins:
- a CDS encoding glycosyltransferase family A protein, producing the protein MMSVEWSFLTTNYNKGDSIDTAITSLVQSLPDSSELIVVDGGSTDESLEELIHLSEKHEPVEFVVEESNLGEGREIAVQESSGEILVQHLDTDRQYEDLTEYLELYQSLREEHENLFFMTLDSIYISSRDVHEKIGGWPPLGRVEERVFVDRALRTDGVTLRLYPENKSEEIPTRDVSTLPKRMQKWSRSTRDNLRCGFSYGQIARFHHHEFSPPKALVADAIALKGLWDSRGLRNYGRKRHSWREFPSWEYGIDKNSDIVLDGPLRDEFGEIR; encoded by the coding sequence ATGATGTCTGTCGAATGGAGCTTCCTGACGACTAACTATAATAAAGGGGACAGTATCGACACAGCGATTACGTCGTTGGTACAGTCACTCCCCGATAGTAGCGAGTTGATAGTCGTTGACGGAGGAAGTACGGACGAGAGTCTAGAAGAATTGATACATCTGTCAGAAAAGCACGAACCGGTTGAGTTCGTAGTTGAAGAATCGAACCTCGGCGAGGGGAGGGAAATCGCTGTCCAAGAGAGCAGTGGAGAGATCCTCGTTCAACATCTCGACACGGACCGTCAATACGAGGACTTAACGGAATACCTCGAACTATATCAGTCTCTCCGCGAGGAACACGAAAATCTCTTTTTCATGACGCTCGATTCGATATACATCTCGTCTCGAGATGTCCACGAGAAAATCGGTGGGTGGCCTCCTCTCGGACGTGTGGAAGAACGTGTCTTCGTCGATAGGGCTCTTCGAACGGACGGAGTTACCCTACGTCTGTATCCCGAAAACAAGAGCGAAGAGATCCCGACTCGTGACGTCTCGACGCTTCCGAAACGGATGCAAAAGTGGTCGCGAAGTACCCGCGATAACCTTCGTTGTGGATTCTCGTACGGACAGATCGCTCGGTTTCACCACCACGAATTTTCGCCCCCGAAGGCGCTCGTTGCGGATGCGATAGCGTTGAAGGGATTGTGGGATTCTCGTGGGCTCCGAAATTACGGCCGGAAACGCCACTCGTGGCGTGAGTTCCCGTCGTGGGAGTATGGAATCGACAAGAACAGCGACATCGTACTTGATGGTCCACTTCGAGACGAATTTGGTGAGATACGATGA